From a region of the Triticum aestivum cultivar Chinese Spring chromosome 7D, IWGSC CS RefSeq v2.1, whole genome shotgun sequence genome:
- the LOC123167268 gene encoding squamosa promoter-binding-like protein 10 — MMSGGRMNAAASDDFPFGAMQPPPYVGFEHAGMVQAGGGGGQRHQTAMMYDNFDFAAAAAAFGQFQETPHQQMLAPPRNGSGAGGLLPMAPPPMPGMQLQMPPMTMHGHGDVYPAPGMMKREGGGAGDAGRIGLNLGHRTYFSPGDMLAVDRMLMRSRLGGVFGLGFGRAHHQAPRCQVEDCKADLSGAKHYHRCHKVCEYHAKAALVSAAGKQQRFCQQCSRFHLLTEFDEAKRSCRRRLAEHNRRRRKPAAGSTAASSKDSAPPSKKPNAGAISSSYPADNNTLSTTKSTISSNTSAISCLQQGQASEVAATRPTALTLGAAPEKDNQQRQLRNAMQLHHHQEQQHFITSLLRNNINNSNILSCSSVSSSTMPSAAAAANGEVSDQNNDNANNSMHMFEVDFM, encoded by the exons ATGATGAGCGGCGGCAGGATGAACGCGGCTGCGAGCGACGACTTCCCGTTCGGGGCAATGCAGCCGCCGCCCTACGTCGGCTTCGAGCACGCCGGCATGGTCcaggccggcggcggaggaggccagcGCCACCAGACCGCCATGATGTACGACAACTTCGACttcgcggcggccgccgccgccttcggcCAGTTCCAGGAGACGCCGCACCAGCAGATGCTTGCGCCGCCGCGGAACGGGAGCGGCGCCGGCGGGCTCCTCCCCATGGCTCCGCCGCCCATGCCCGGGATGCAGCTGCAGATGCCGCCCATGACCATGCACGGCCACGGCGACGTGTACCCGGCGCCCGGGATGATGAagcgcgagggcggcggcgcgggggacgCAGGGAGGATCGGGCTGAACCTCGGCCACCGGACCTACTTCTCCCCCGGTGACATGCTGGCCGTGGACCGGATGCTGATGCGGTCCCGTCTCGGCGGCGTGTTCGGGCTGGGATTCGGCCGCGCCCACCACCAGGCGCCTCGGTGCCAGGTGGAGGACTGCAAGGCGGACCTCTCGGGCGCCAAGCACTACCACCGGTGCCACAAGGTGTGCGAGTACCACGCCAAGGCCGCCCTCGTCTCTGCCGCCGGCAAGCAGCAGCGCTTCTGCCAGCAATGTAGCAG GTTCCACCTGCTCACGGAGTTCGACGAGGCCAAGAGGAGCTGCCGGAGGCGGCTCGCAGAGCACAACCgtcgccggaggaagccggcggccgGCAGCACGGCGGCGTCGTCCAAGGATTCGGCTCCGCCTTCCAAGAAACCCAACGCCGGCGCCATCTCCAGTTCCTACCCTGCCGACAACAACA CGCTGAGCACGACGAAGTCGACCATCTCCTCCAACACGAGCGCGATCAGCTGCCTCCAGCAGGGCCAGGCCAGTGAGGTAGCGGCGACGAGGCCGACGGCGCTCACCCTCGGTGCGGCGCCGGAGAAGGACAACCAACAGCGGCAGCTCAGGAACGCCATGCAGCTCCACCACCATCAGGAGCAGCAACACTTCATCACCTCCCTCTTGCGCAACAACATCAATAACAGCAACATCCTGTCGTGTTCCTCGGTGAGCTCCAGCACGAtgccctcggcggcggcggcggccaatgGCGAGGTCTCCGACCAgaacaacgacaacgccaacaacagCATGCATATGTTTGAGGTGGACTTTATGTAG